A single region of the Nocardioides ochotonae genome encodes:
- a CDS encoding polyprenyl synthetase family protein, with product MTASGWDGPGFRDRVQATLDAFIDEQAERLAPLGPDAALLIEEARRSVAGGKRLRASFCYWGYRAIAAPADEAEETALLRACAALEILHASALVHDDLMDASDTRRGRPATHRAFEASHREQAWRGDPEQYGAAAAILLGDLLLTWSDELIRRCGLPLERVIPALEVFDLCRSEVVAGQFLDVSVQARGRADVDTAMTVLRYKSAKYSIERPLHIGAALAGGDQAALRALTAFGLPLGEAFQLRDDVLGVFGDPAVTGKPAGDDLVEGKRTVLVALALDAAPDGDAGVLDRALGTHLSPEQVAELQRIMADSGAPAQLEQVIEALCERAVDALRGARLDPDATLVLEELAAAATQRTV from the coding sequence GTGACAGCCAGCGGATGGGACGGCCCCGGATTCCGCGACCGCGTGCAGGCCACGCTGGACGCGTTCATCGACGAGCAGGCCGAGCGGCTGGCTCCCTTGGGGCCGGACGCGGCGCTGCTGATCGAGGAGGCCCGTCGTTCCGTGGCCGGCGGCAAGCGGCTGCGCGCGTCGTTCTGCTACTGGGGCTACCGGGCCATCGCCGCGCCGGCCGACGAGGCGGAGGAGACCGCCCTCCTGCGGGCCTGCGCCGCGCTGGAGATCCTGCACGCGAGCGCGCTGGTCCACGACGACCTGATGGACGCCTCCGACACCCGGCGTGGGCGTCCGGCGACGCACCGCGCCTTCGAGGCCTCGCACCGCGAGCAGGCCTGGCGCGGCGACCCCGAGCAGTACGGCGCCGCGGCGGCGATCCTCCTGGGCGACCTGTTGCTCACCTGGTCCGATGAGCTCATCCGCCGCTGCGGGCTGCCGCTCGAGCGGGTGATCCCGGCCCTCGAGGTCTTCGACCTGTGCCGCTCCGAGGTGGTCGCCGGACAGTTCCTCGACGTCTCCGTGCAGGCGCGCGGCCGCGCCGACGTGGACACCGCGATGACCGTGCTGCGCTACAAGTCGGCCAAGTACTCCATCGAGCGCCCGCTGCACATCGGCGCCGCGCTGGCCGGCGGCGACCAGGCGGCGCTGCGGGCTCTCACCGCCTTCGGGCTGCCGCTCGGCGAGGCCTTCCAGCTGCGCGACGACGTGCTCGGCGTCTTCGGCGACCCCGCGGTCACCGGCAAGCCGGCCGGCGACGACCTGGTGGAGGGCAAGCGCACGGTGCTGGTCGCCCTCGCGCTGGACGCCGCGCCCGACGGGGACGCCGGGGTGCTTGACCGGGCGCTCGGCACCCACCTCTCCCCCGAGCAGGTCGCCGAGCTGCAGCGGATCATGGCCGACTCCGGCGCCCCCGCCCAGCTCGAGCAGGTCATCGAGGCGCTCTGCGAGCGCGCCGTCGACGCGCTGCGCGGCGCGCGCCTGGACCCGGACGCGACCCTCGTGCTCGAGGAGCTGGCCGCGGCGGCCACCCAGCGCACGGTCTGA
- a CDS encoding MFS transporter, with protein MSGGGVFISGSFLRYWRATAVSGLGTYVTVFALQALVVLTLDGTAADVGWLNAARWLPYLTFGLVVGALVDGRRRLPLMVRTDLAQAVLLLVIPVLWWADALSLPVLLAVVFGYGTAAVVNMAATMSLLPRLVERHQLQPAHARVDGADAVSSAAGPALGGLLVSAVGAPLTVLLDAATHLYSALTLRRIELDEPPPRTGVTVRGLLGEILEGVRWAYGASGLRTLAIATHGWFVGNAIVGVVLAPYAFLVLDLSAAELGLVGAAGGVGAVLGAAITTAVGLRLGTGRTIILCHLLTTSAVVTMTLAGQSSYAAGVLGLGQGIYGLAVGMSNSHEMSYRQLVTPDALQARTNTTLRSLNRAVVVVVAPLAGLLADAVGMQTMLVVAAVAFAVVALGLAATPFRTVRAPT; from the coding sequence GTGAGCGGCGGGGGCGTGTTCATCTCCGGGTCGTTCCTGCGCTATTGGCGCGCCACGGCGGTCTCCGGGCTGGGCACCTACGTCACTGTGTTCGCGCTGCAGGCGCTCGTGGTGCTGACCCTGGACGGGACGGCCGCGGACGTCGGGTGGCTCAACGCTGCTCGCTGGCTGCCCTACCTGACCTTCGGGCTCGTCGTGGGGGCGCTCGTCGACGGCAGGCGCCGACTTCCTCTGATGGTGCGCACGGACCTCGCCCAGGCGGTGCTGCTGCTGGTGATACCGGTGCTGTGGTGGGCCGACGCGCTGTCGCTCCCCGTGCTCCTGGCCGTCGTCTTCGGCTATGGCACCGCAGCCGTGGTCAACATGGCGGCGACCATGTCGCTCCTCCCGCGACTGGTGGAGCGCCACCAGCTGCAGCCCGCACATGCCCGCGTGGACGGAGCCGACGCGGTGTCGTCGGCAGCGGGTCCCGCTCTCGGTGGCCTGCTGGTCAGCGCCGTCGGTGCACCGCTCACGGTCCTCCTGGACGCAGCGACCCATCTCTACTCCGCACTCACGCTGCGCAGGATCGAGCTGGACGAGCCGCCACCACGCACCGGCGTCACCGTGCGCGGGCTGCTCGGCGAGATCCTCGAGGGTGTGCGCTGGGCCTACGGCGCCTCGGGGCTGAGGACACTGGCGATCGCCACCCACGGGTGGTTCGTCGGCAACGCGATCGTCGGGGTCGTGCTGGCGCCGTACGCGTTCCTCGTGCTGGACCTCAGCGCTGCGGAGCTCGGCCTCGTCGGCGCTGCCGGGGGCGTCGGCGCCGTACTCGGCGCCGCCATCACGACCGCGGTCGGCCTACGCCTCGGAACCGGCCGGACGATCATCCTGTGCCACCTGCTCACCACCAGCGCCGTCGTCACCATGACGCTGGCCGGCCAGTCCTCGTACGCCGCAGGCGTGCTCGGGCTGGGCCAAGGCATCTACGGGCTGGCGGTGGGCATGAGCAACTCGCACGAGATGAGCTACCGACAGCTCGTGACCCCCGACGCGCTCCAGGCGCGCACCAACACGACGCTGCGGTCGCTCAACCGGGCCGTCGTGGTCGTGGTCGCGCCCCTGGCGGGTTTGCTGGCAGACGCGGTTGGCATGCAGACCATGCTGGTCGTTGCCGCGGTGGCCTTCGCCGTCGTGGCCCTCGGCCTGGCCGCCACGCCGTTCAGGACCGTGCGAGCCCCCACCTGA
- a CDS encoding MOSC domain-containing protein has protein sequence MSFPVLSLRRYSVKSMGGEELDTAVFDARGLAGDRLYAVVDAEGRLASGKNSHRFRRRDAVFSYTALAGNRPGEVVVVGPGGRWRVGDPPLDAELSRAMGDAVHVLPEAETPHQDGGAVSLVGTATLAWCAEHWEVRPDPRRLRVNVVVATEEPFVEESWIGRTLACGDVRLRVVERIPRCRMVDIDQDGAVAEGRLLPRLAAERDLSLAVYADVATPGTIRAGDTISVL, from the coding sequence GTGTCCTTCCCCGTGCTGTCCCTGCGCCGCTACTCGGTCAAGTCGATGGGTGGCGAGGAGCTCGACACCGCGGTCTTCGACGCGCGGGGCCTCGCGGGCGACCGCCTCTACGCCGTGGTGGACGCGGAGGGCCGCCTCGCCTCGGGCAAGAACAGCCACCGCTTCCGCCGCCGCGACGCGGTGTTCTCCTACACCGCCCTCGCCGGGAACCGCCCGGGCGAGGTCGTCGTCGTCGGGCCTGGCGGCCGGTGGCGGGTCGGCGACCCGCCACTCGACGCGGAGCTGAGCCGCGCGATGGGCGACGCCGTACACGTGCTGCCGGAGGCGGAGACGCCTCACCAGGACGGCGGGGCGGTGTCGTTGGTCGGCACCGCGACGCTGGCGTGGTGCGCTGAGCACTGGGAGGTGCGTCCCGACCCTCGGCGGCTGCGGGTGAACGTCGTGGTCGCCACCGAGGAGCCGTTCGTGGAGGAGTCCTGGATCGGGCGCACCCTCGCCTGCGGCGACGTGCGGCTACGGGTGGTCGAGCGCATCCCGCGGTGCCGCATGGTCGACATCGACCAGGACGGCGCCGTCGCCGAGGGCCGACTGCTGCCACGCCTCGCCGCCGAGCGCGACCTGTCCCTCGCCGTGTACGCCGACGTGGCCACGCCCGGCACCATCCGGGCCGGCGACACGATCTCTGTGCTCTGA
- a CDS encoding threonine aldolase family protein produces the protein MIDLRSDTVTRPTEAMRTAMVRAEVGDDVYGEDPTVLALEERVADLFGHEAALFTPTGSMANVLAVASLVSPGQEVLCESRAHIARAELGAHASIGGVTMRTWVDEGGQIDLPVIRRLFAPDMGPFFVPTAAISVENTHNFAGGAVLPLDDLRDLREFATEVGTGVHLDGARIWNAHVATGTPLREYGAVADVLAVCLSKGLGAPVGSLMVGSADAVAEARVRRKRMGGGMRQVGILAAAGLHALDHHVERLAEDHEHARILAEALGADPDSVATNIVVVDRADAAQVVVRAREEGVLLSTVGPTALRLVTHLDVDRSAVDRAARILAAL, from the coding sequence ATGATCGACCTGCGCTCCGACACCGTCACCCGTCCCACCGAGGCGATGCGCACCGCGATGGTGCGCGCCGAGGTGGGCGACGACGTGTACGGCGAGGACCCCACGGTCCTCGCCCTGGAGGAGCGGGTGGCCGACCTGTTCGGCCACGAGGCCGCGCTGTTCACGCCGACCGGCTCGATGGCCAACGTGCTGGCGGTCGCCAGCCTGGTCTCGCCCGGCCAGGAGGTGCTGTGCGAGTCGCGCGCCCACATCGCGCGCGCCGAGCTGGGCGCCCACGCCAGCATCGGCGGGGTCACGATGCGCACCTGGGTCGACGAGGGCGGCCAGATCGACCTGCCGGTGATCCGCCGCCTCTTCGCCCCCGACATGGGGCCGTTCTTCGTCCCCACCGCGGCGATCTCGGTGGAGAACACCCACAACTTCGCCGGCGGTGCGGTGCTGCCGCTCGACGACCTGCGCGACCTGCGCGAGTTCGCCACCGAGGTCGGCACCGGCGTGCACCTGGACGGCGCCCGGATCTGGAACGCCCACGTCGCCACCGGCACGCCGCTGCGTGAGTACGGCGCGGTGGCCGACGTGCTCGCGGTCTGCCTGTCCAAGGGGCTCGGCGCCCCCGTCGGCTCGCTGATGGTCGGCTCGGCGGACGCCGTCGCCGAGGCCCGCGTGCGCCGCAAGCGGATGGGCGGTGGCATGCGTCAGGTGGGCATCCTCGCCGCCGCGGGGCTCCACGCGCTGGACCACCACGTCGAGCGGCTGGCCGAGGACCACGAGCACGCGAGGATCCTCGCCGAGGCGCTGGGCGCCGACCCGGACTCGGTGGCGACCAACATCGTGGTCGTGGACCGCGCGGACGCCGCGCAGGTCGTCGTACGAGCGCGGGAGGAGGGGGTCCTGCTCAGCACCGTCGGCCCCACCGCACTGCGCCTGGTCACCCACCTCGACGTGGACCGCTCCGCCGTCGACCGCGCCGCCCGCATCCTCGCCGCCCTCTGA
- the aroF gene encoding 3-deoxy-7-phosphoheptulonate synthase: protein MSADATERDVARVVSRVENVGGAAFVSKGVTRTIIGLVGDVTSFHHLNLRTLPGVADVHRISDPYKLVSRQHHAGRSTVWVGQPGQQVPIGPDTFTFLAGPCAVETPEQTLEAAQMAKSAGATILRGGAYKPRTSPYAFQGLGRAGLEILADVRALTGLPVVTEVVDARDVEIVAQHADMLQIGTRNMANFGLLQAVGDAGKPVLLKRGMTATIEEWLMAAEYIAQRGNLEIVLCERGIRTFEPATRNTLDISAIPVVQASSHLPVIVDPSHAAGRKDLVVPLARAAIAVGADGVIVDVHPSPETALCDGPQALLGTELRELAQAVRRLPPVVGRLDAGEVARSAR, encoded by the coding sequence ATGTCCGCGGACGCCACCGAGCGGGACGTCGCCCGCGTCGTCAGCCGCGTGGAGAACGTCGGTGGGGCGGCCTTCGTCAGCAAGGGCGTGACCCGCACGATCATCGGCCTGGTCGGGGACGTCACCTCCTTCCACCACCTCAACCTGCGCACCCTGCCCGGGGTCGCCGACGTGCACCGGATCTCCGACCCCTACAAGCTGGTCAGCCGCCAGCATCACGCGGGCCGGTCGACGGTGTGGGTCGGGCAGCCGGGCCAGCAGGTGCCGATCGGGCCGGACACGTTCACGTTCCTGGCCGGCCCGTGCGCGGTGGAGACGCCCGAGCAGACCCTCGAGGCCGCGCAGATGGCCAAGTCCGCCGGCGCCACGATCCTGCGCGGCGGCGCCTACAAGCCGCGCACCTCGCCGTACGCCTTCCAAGGGCTGGGGCGGGCGGGGCTGGAGATCCTCGCCGACGTGCGCGCGCTGACCGGGCTGCCGGTCGTCACCGAGGTCGTCGACGCCCGCGACGTGGAGATCGTCGCCCAGCACGCCGACATGCTCCAGATCGGCACCCGCAACATGGCCAACTTCGGCCTGCTCCAGGCCGTCGGGGACGCCGGCAAGCCGGTGCTGCTCAAGCGCGGCATGACCGCGACCATCGAGGAGTGGCTGATGGCCGCGGAGTACATCGCCCAGCGCGGCAACCTCGAGATCGTGCTGTGCGAGCGCGGCATCCGCACCTTCGAGCCCGCCACCCGCAACACCTTGGACATCTCCGCCATCCCGGTCGTGCAGGCCAGCAGCCACCTGCCGGTGATCGTGGACCCCTCGCACGCCGCGGGCCGCAAGGACCTCGTCGTCCCCCTCGCGCGGGCGGCGATCGCGGTCGGCGCCGACGGCGTCATCGTCGACGTCCACCCCTCGCCGGAGACCGCGCTGTGCGACGGACCCCAGGCGTTGCTCGGCACCGAGCTGCGCGAGCTTGCCCAGGCGGTACGCCGGCTGCCCCCGGTCGTCGGGCGCCTCGACGCCGGCGAGGTCGCCCGCTCCGCCCGCTGA
- a CDS encoding Rv2175c family DNA-binding protein: MTEPRLADADLAALVPDWIDWAEAARRLGVTVAKVRTMIRDHELAAAVPSPGAGQQIPADFIQDGFPVKGLGGLLTVLHDGRYDDRECIAWLFTEQEDLPGRPIDALRENRGSEAKRRAQAMSL; this comes from the coding sequence ATGACCGAACCGCGCCTCGCCGACGCCGACCTCGCCGCGCTCGTCCCCGACTGGATCGACTGGGCCGAGGCCGCCCGTCGCCTCGGGGTCACGGTGGCCAAGGTTCGCACGATGATCCGCGACCACGAGCTCGCGGCGGCCGTGCCGAGCCCCGGCGCCGGCCAGCAGATCCCTGCCGACTTCATCCAGGACGGGTTCCCGGTCAAGGGTCTCGGCGGCCTGCTGACCGTGCTGCACGACGGCCGCTACGACGACCGCGAGTGCATCGCCTGGCTCTTCACCGAGCAGGAGGACCTTCCGGGTCGCCCGATCGACGCGCTGCGCGAGAACCGCGGCTCGGAGGCCAAGCGGCGCGCCCAGGCGATGTCGCTCTGA
- the pknB gene encoding Stk1 family PASTA domain-containing Ser/Thr kinase, protein MQTDRHAQSGTAASAASPPDPLTGRLLDGRYRVGRRIARGGMASVYEATDTRLDRTVAVKVMHPGLGDDEEFAARFVREAHAAARLSHPHVVAVFDQGNDDGVVFLAMEMVVGHTLRDTISRESPMPPARALALLEPILAALAAAHRAGLVHRDVKPENVLISEDGRIKVADFGLAKAVSADTQHTATGGVLIGTLSYLAPELVVEGRADERADVYAAGVVLFELLTGRKPHEGESPIQVAWKHVHEDVPAPSTLVPGIPAYVDALVARATARDRAQRPADAGVLLHHVRRVALALADGLDEDADLTDDLRPRPVPEADRTRAVPLLSGDTGELTAPFAVLAASDLRGAPGSDQTTRVPLLDGRAGPADHTAHDPDDEPRQDTPAGSSPRPRRTRRGPLVLVLALVLAVAVGGGAYWFGWARYTHVPAVISLSESAATDRLEAAGLGVEPGDPAYSETVPKGEVISTDPGAGERILDGDPVRLTVSLGPERYELPRLTGKPLAQAEEALAEIKASVGRTTERWSEKVAAGAVIRTVPAAGKILAPGANVEIVVSKGRRPIPVGDWVEKELDAAEAALEKRGLVAAVEEEFSDDVPEGVVISQSPREGTLFRGDTVSFVVSKGPELVAIPGGLRGSGVDEAVAKLEAAGFKVKLEESALYVGLRYVVSISPGSGKLAPKGSTVTLSLV, encoded by the coding sequence GTGCAGACGGATCGGCACGCCCAGTCGGGCACCGCCGCGTCCGCGGCGTCCCCTCCCGACCCCTTGACCGGGCGCCTCCTCGACGGTCGCTACCGCGTCGGGCGCCGGATCGCCCGCGGCGGGATGGCCAGTGTCTACGAGGCCACCGACACCCGACTGGACCGCACCGTCGCGGTGAAGGTCATGCACCCCGGGCTCGGCGACGACGAGGAGTTCGCGGCCCGGTTCGTGCGCGAGGCGCACGCGGCCGCGCGGCTGAGCCACCCGCACGTGGTCGCGGTCTTCGACCAGGGCAACGACGACGGCGTGGTGTTCCTGGCCATGGAGATGGTCGTCGGCCACACCCTGCGCGACACCATCTCGCGAGAGAGCCCGATGCCGCCCGCGCGCGCCCTGGCGCTGCTCGAGCCGATCCTCGCCGCGCTCGCCGCCGCCCACCGCGCCGGGCTGGTGCACCGCGACGTCAAGCCCGAGAACGTGCTGATCTCCGAGGACGGCCGGATCAAGGTCGCCGACTTCGGGCTGGCCAAGGCGGTCAGCGCCGACACCCAGCACACCGCCACGGGCGGCGTGCTGATCGGCACGCTGTCCTACCTGGCCCCCGAGCTGGTCGTGGAGGGCCGCGCCGACGAGCGCGCCGACGTCTACGCCGCCGGGGTGGTGCTCTTCGAGCTGCTCACCGGACGCAAGCCGCACGAGGGCGAGAGCCCGATCCAGGTGGCCTGGAAGCACGTCCACGAGGACGTCCCCGCCCCCTCGACGCTGGTGCCCGGCATCCCGGCGTACGTCGACGCGCTGGTCGCCCGCGCGACCGCCCGCGACCGCGCCCAGCGGCCCGCCGACGCCGGCGTGCTGCTGCACCACGTGCGTCGGGTCGCGCTGGCACTCGCCGACGGCCTCGACGAGGACGCCGACCTCACCGACGACCTCCGCCCGCGACCGGTCCCCGAGGCCGACCGGACCCGCGCGGTCCCGCTGCTGTCGGGCGACACCGGCGAGCTCACCGCGCCCTTCGCGGTGCTGGCGGCCTCCGACCTGCGGGGTGCGCCCGGGTCCGACCAGACCACTCGAGTCCCGCTGCTCGACGGGCGGGCCGGGCCCGCGGACCACACCGCGCACGACCCCGACGACGAGCCGCGGCAGGACACGCCGGCCGGCTCCTCCCCGCGACCGCGGCGCACCCGCCGCGGCCCGCTGGTGCTGGTGCTCGCGCTGGTGCTGGCCGTCGCGGTCGGCGGTGGCGCCTACTGGTTCGGCTGGGCGCGCTACACCCACGTCCCGGCGGTCATCAGCCTGTCCGAGTCAGCGGCGACCGACCGCCTCGAGGCCGCCGGTCTCGGCGTGGAGCCCGGCGACCCGGCGTACTCCGAGACGGTCCCGAAGGGCGAGGTGATCAGCACCGACCCCGGGGCCGGCGAGCGCATCCTCGACGGGGACCCGGTGAGGCTCACGGTCTCGCTCGGCCCGGAGCGCTACGAGCTGCCCCGGCTCACCGGCAAGCCGCTCGCCCAGGCCGAGGAAGCGCTCGCCGAGATCAAGGCGAGCGTCGGGCGCACCACCGAGCGCTGGTCGGAGAAGGTCGCCGCCGGCGCGGTCATCCGCACCGTTCCCGCGGCCGGCAAGATCCTGGCCCCGGGCGCCAACGTCGAGATCGTCGTCAGCAAGGGCCGCCGCCCGATCCCCGTGGGCGACTGGGTGGAGAAGGAGCTCGACGCCGCCGAGGCCGCGCTCGAGAAGCGCGGTCTGGTCGCCGCGGTCGAGGAGGAGTTCTCCGACGACGTCCCCGAGGGCGTCGTGATCTCGCAGTCCCCACGCGAGGGCACCCTGTTCCGCGGCGACACGGTCTCCTTCGTGGTCTCCAAGGGCCCCGAGCTGGTCGCCATCCCGGGCGGGCTGCGCGGCTCCGGCGTCGACGAGGCCGTGGCCAAGCTGGAGGCGGCGGGCTTCAAGGTCAAGCTCGAGGAGAGCGCGCTGTACGTCGGGCTGCGCTACGTCGTCAGCATCAGCCCCGGCTCGGGCAAGCTCGCGCCCAAGGGCAGCACCGTCACGCTCTCGCTGGTCTGA
- a CDS encoding deoxyribonuclease IV: MTTPAPLTPSLRNPVGTHVQVGKGLVAGALASAEELECETFQVFVGNPRGWALSPGKPADDAVFRETIAARGLRVFIHAPYLVNLGSPTPATYEKSVAVVAHNLRRAAAIGAEGVVVHTGSFVDPEPGASEARYAAAMAQVRDGLLPVLEELGDDPDAPSLLLEPTAGQGRSLCAGVEDLAPYLGALDHHPKAGICLDTCHVFAAGAPLDEPGGTTATVDRIVEIGGPGRLRLIHANDSMDVRGAFKDRHQRIGEGHIGTEAFSELFAHPATAGVPFVLETPGSRDLGNPDIALLKKLRDAAFRG; encoded by the coding sequence GTGACCACCCCCGCACCGCTCACCCCGTCCCTGCGCAATCCGGTCGGCACCCACGTGCAGGTCGGCAAGGGCCTCGTCGCCGGCGCCCTGGCCAGCGCCGAGGAGCTGGAGTGCGAGACCTTCCAGGTCTTCGTGGGCAACCCGCGCGGCTGGGCGCTCTCCCCCGGCAAGCCCGCCGACGACGCGGTGTTCCGCGAGACCATCGCCGCGCGGGGGCTGCGGGTCTTCATCCACGCGCCGTACCTGGTCAACCTCGGCAGCCCGACCCCGGCGACGTATGAGAAGTCGGTGGCGGTGGTCGCGCACAACCTGCGCCGGGCCGCCGCGATCGGCGCCGAGGGCGTCGTGGTGCACACGGGCTCCTTCGTGGACCCCGAGCCCGGCGCGAGCGAGGCGCGGTACGCCGCGGCGATGGCCCAGGTCCGCGACGGGCTGCTCCCCGTGCTCGAGGAGCTGGGCGACGACCCGGACGCGCCGTCGCTGCTGCTGGAGCCCACCGCGGGCCAGGGTCGCTCCCTGTGCGCCGGCGTGGAGGACCTCGCGCCGTACCTCGGCGCGCTCGACCACCACCCGAAGGCGGGCATCTGCCTGGACACCTGCCACGTCTTCGCCGCGGGGGCTCCTCTGGACGAGCCCGGCGGCACCACCGCCACGGTGGACCGCATCGTCGAGATCGGCGGCCCCGGGCGGCTGAGGCTGATCCACGCCAACGACTCGATGGACGTGCGGGGCGCGTTCAAGGACCGCCACCAGCGGATCGGCGAGGGCCACATCGGCACCGAGGCGTTCAGCGAGCTGTTCGCGCACCCGGCGACCGCGGGCGTCCCGTTCGTGCTGGAGACGCCCGGCTCGCGCGACCTGGGCAACCCCGACATCGCGCTGCTGAAGAAGCTGCGCGACGCCGCGTTCCGCGGCTGA
- the metF gene encoding methylenetetrahydrofolate reductase [NAD(P)H], whose product MAEDRIASIAQLVRDGGRSFSFEFFPPKDEAGEEQLWRAISALEPYRPTFVSVTYGAGGSSRDTTVRVTSRIARETTMTPMAHLTCVGHTRAELEGILDSYAEAGIHNVMALRGDPADGPRAPWEATPGGLTYATELVELARARGDFTVGVAAFPEGHPTAESLDHDADVLAAKARAGAEFAVTQMFFRASDYFALVDRVRARGIDIPVLPGIMPILNLNAIRRQGELIGCDVPADIVARISAHDGDPAAVRAEGIALAAELCEELLAGGAPGLHFYTLNRSKATLEIFAALNMSV is encoded by the coding sequence ATGGCAGAGGACCGGATCGCGAGCATCGCCCAGCTCGTGCGCGACGGCGGACGCTCGTTCTCCTTCGAGTTCTTCCCCCCGAAGGACGAGGCCGGCGAGGAGCAGCTGTGGCGCGCGATCAGCGCCCTGGAGCCCTATCGGCCGACGTTCGTCTCCGTGACGTACGGCGCCGGCGGCTCCAGCCGCGACACCACCGTGCGGGTGACCAGCCGGATCGCGCGCGAGACGACCATGACGCCGATGGCGCACCTGACCTGCGTGGGTCACACCCGCGCGGAGCTCGAGGGGATCCTCGACAGCTACGCCGAGGCCGGCATCCACAACGTGATGGCCCTGCGCGGCGACCCCGCCGACGGCCCCCGCGCGCCGTGGGAGGCGACCCCGGGCGGGCTGACCTACGCCACCGAGCTGGTCGAGCTGGCACGTGCTCGCGGTGACTTCACCGTCGGCGTGGCGGCCTTCCCCGAGGGCCACCCGACCGCCGAGTCCCTCGACCACGACGCCGACGTGCTCGCCGCCAAGGCCCGCGCCGGCGCGGAGTTCGCGGTCACCCAGATGTTCTTCCGTGCCTCGGACTACTTCGCACTGGTCGACCGCGTGCGGGCGCGCGGCATCGACATCCCGGTGCTGCCCGGCATCATGCCGATCCTCAACCTCAACGCGATCCGCCGCCAGGGCGAGCTGATCGGCTGCGACGTCCCGGCCGACATCGTGGCCCGCATCTCCGCCCACGACGGCGACCCGGCCGCGGTGCGCGCCGAGGGCATCGCGCTGGCCGCCGAGCTGTGCGAGGAGCTGCTCGCCGGCGGTGCGCCCGGTCTGCACTTCTACACGCTGAACCGCTCCAAGGCGACGCTGGAGATCTTCGCCGCGCTCAACATGTCCGTCTGA
- a CDS encoding DUF1801 domain-containing protein: MASKDEKNLTQVIDKIATMDEPRRSTVQRVHDVIMAAAPTLKPRIWYGMPAYATSAGTPALLTLRNDERLNLAITEKAAFRAAGGADGELMPAAWYFETVDPTTEKRIAEIVRSVVD; the protein is encoded by the coding sequence ATGGCGTCGAAGGACGAGAAGAACCTCACGCAGGTGATCGACAAGATCGCGACGATGGACGAGCCGAGGCGCTCGACGGTGCAGCGGGTGCACGACGTCATCATGGCGGCGGCCCCGACCCTCAAGCCGCGCATCTGGTACGGCATGCCCGCCTATGCGACCTCGGCCGGCACGCCGGCGCTGCTCACGCTGCGCAACGACGAACGGCTGAACCTCGCGATCACCGAGAAGGCCGCCTTCCGCGCGGCAGGCGGCGCGGACGGGGAGCTGATGCCGGCGGCGTGGTACTTCGAGACGGTGGACCCCACCACCGAGAAGCGCATCGCGGAGATCGTCCGCTCGGTGGTCGACTGA